Proteins co-encoded in one Tachysurus fulvidraco isolate hzauxx_2018 chromosome 17, HZAU_PFXX_2.0, whole genome shotgun sequence genomic window:
- the clcf1 gene encoding uncharacterized protein clcf1: MMRQEVHQAHLVLLLAAAVGCVQVQDHALMLSNERSTIERTYELTKYLNHQLKEIKDTYLSYLGPPFSDPGFSPPRPNISSLAVPSAATREDLWRGLENGARLAQNQRAYSVLLSAVRELARSTLCPYLQSSLFHFCSGLSGLLGSISGLMNALGYTPPLHGNAPPSQKYTPLLSSQYQRANMNGPAPLRNQASRAQSGLGGMRDGTAGHETERKRDRERERAERGRRGRRREGESWVEREEEEREEGMERWRRRRRLLTIEDEDRGKQTSHSYDPNSNNNNNMNSNHTSSKHYFSKYGSGKDFNINSTGSDARLPTEMEREASISREEEADEFQADVPVLFSSTSLHSGRSGHPVSSPHPPLSPLSLLYTYKDGVTEVDSHLSMAAPSPRPALNDFTRKVEGFWVLRELQSWLFRSAKDFTRLKKRLRV, encoded by the exons TCCATCAGGCTCACCTCGTGCTGCTGTTGGCCGCCGCAGTGGGGTGTGTTCAGGTGCAGGACCACGCGCTGATGTTGTCCAATGAGAGGAGCACGATAGAGAGAACGTACGAGCTGACCAAATACCTGAACCACCAGCTGAAGGAAATTAAAGACACTTAC CTCTCATATCTCGGTCCTCCATTCAGTGATCCAGGCTTTTCACCACCAAGACCCAACATCTCCTCCCTGGCGGTTCCGAGTGCAGCCACGCGAGAAGACCTGTGGCGTGGTCTAGAGAATGGTGCCCGTCTGGCACAGAACCAGCGAGCTTACAGTGTTCTGCTGAGCGCTGTGCGTGAACTGGCACGGTCCACACTGTGTCCTTACCTCCAAAGCTCACTCTTTCACTTCTGCTCCGGCCTGAGTGGACTCCTGGGCTCCATCTCAGGGCTGATGAACGCCCTGGGCTACACCCCACCCCTGCACGGCAATGCTCCCCCTTCTCAGAAATACACACCGCTTTTGTCTTCTCAGTATCAGCGGGCAAATATGAACGGCCCTGCCCCGCTGAGGAACCAGGCATCTCGGGCGCAGAGTGGCCTGGGAGGAATGAGGGACGGAACAGCTGGACATGAAACGGAGCGGAAGCGGGatagagaaagggagagggCTGAGcgagggaggagagggaggcggagagagggggagagctgggtggagagagaggaggaggagagagaagaaggtatggagaggtggaggaggaggagaagactGCTGACTATTGAAGATGAGGACAGAGGTAAACAAACAAGCCACAGTTACGATccaaacagcaacaacaataacaacatgaaCAGCAACCACACAAGTTCCAAGCACTATTTCAGCAAATATGGCAGCGGTAAAGACTTTAACATCAACAGCACAGGCAGTGATGCCCGGCTTCCCACGGAAATGGAGAGAGAAGCAAGTATTAGCCGAGAGGAAGAGGCAGACGAGTTCCAGGCAGACGTTCCTGTCCTCTTTTCCTCTACATCCCTCCATTCCGGGCGCTCAGGACACCCCGTATCCTCTCCCCACCCACCACTCTCTCCCCTGTCCCTACTTTACACATACAAAGACGGGGTCACTGAGGTCGACTCGCATTTGAGCATGGCCGCTCCTTCGCCACGCCCTGCCCTCAACGACTTCACTCGGAAAGTGGAGGGATTTTGGGTACTCAGAGAGCTGCAGAGTTGGCTGTTTAGATCAGCCAAAGACTTCACCAGACTGAAGAAGCGACTCCGTGTCTGA